The Geminocystis sp. NIES-3708 genomic sequence TCGCCTCCAACATCCTTCCCACAATATTTCGGAAGGCTTCGGGATTCGCTTCCCTTAACTTATTTGCCATGTCTTGATCTAATACATAAGTATCAACAGCTTGATCATATACCCAATTATCGGTAAAATCGACAGTACCTCCCCAACCGATTAATGCCGTCATCCGTTGAGAAATTTCATAAGCACCACCTGAACCCTGATCAGCCATAGCTTTCGCCCATTTTGGGTTAAGTAACTTAGTGCGATATTCCATCCTTAACACCTGCTCTAATTTACGGGGAGTAGTATCTTTAGAGAAACTTTCCACAAAACTAGCCGATACCTTTTTACCGCTTTGTTTTTCGGCGGCACGTTTCAAGCCTCCCGTGTTAGCATAATATTCCTGAATATCCGTCAAGCCATATTCCACCGAGTCGATTTCCTGCACAACGGTTGCACTGGTTTGTAATAGTTTATCTAAAATTTCAGGGCGCGTTTGCCCTTTATCCTTTCTACCGTAGCTGAAAACATTGCGATTTTTCCATGTATCCGCTAATTCATCCCCAGAATCCCAGTTACCATCCACAACCTGATCATTTACTAATGAGCCAAAATCGCCGTTAGGATTAGAAAATAGTCGTGCGGAGGCGTTATCAATGCCTTTTTCCTTTAATTCAAGGTAATGTTTCCGAATAAAGTTATTTTCGATCGATTCCTCCGCAGTAGAAGCCCGTTGAAATAAATCATCCAGCAATTCGATGATATTAATAAAAGTATCTCGGAAAATGCCTGATAAATTACCTAAAACATCAATGCGAGGATGCCCTACTTTTTTCAACGGCATTAACTCATATCTAACTATGCGCCCTGTGCCTTCTTTAACAGGCTCTGCACCCACTAATTCTAGTAAAATGCCGATCGACTCCCCCTTGGTTTTAATAGCATCTAAACCCCATAACATGACGGCTACGGTTTCTGGATAACAACCGTTTTCTGCTAAATTTTGCTCAATAATTTTCTTACCAATCTCCCTACCCCTTGAATACGCACCCTGAGAAGGCATCCGATAGGGATCTAATGCGTGAATGTTACGTCCTGTAGGCAATACTCCAGCACCATCTCGCAGTAAATCACCTCCGGGCGCTGGGGGGATGTATTCACCGTTTAAGCCTCGCAATAAATTAGTTAATTCGTCTTCGGTTTGCATTAACAAGTCAGTAATTAGCTGTTGTTGCGCAAAACGTTGCTTTAATTCTTCTTCTTTTTCCGCTTTCTTCTCAACTCTGGCGAATAAGTCGCTATTGTTTAACTCTTGGGCGAAGTTTTGTTGACTATAAGTATCATCGAAATAAGCCTCAAGGTATGATTGCAATTGTTCTTGATTCGGATTTTCCCCTAAGATGTGTAAACCACTGGAAAATAATCTTTGTTCAACTATTTGCAAATAGTCATATATTTGGACAAAATAATCATTTAATGCCTGTTTACTGAATACCTTGGCATTGTCAGCAGTAAATTCAATACCTCGTTTTTCCTCTTCGCTAAATTTACAGTCTTTATTTAAGCTACTATCGACTATTTTTTGGACAATATCTTCTTTTAAGAGGGCGTTTTTCTCTGTATCTTCTCGATACTCGTTAATTAACTCTTTTAATGCCATTAACTCTTTATATAATCCTGCCCTGCCGTAAGGAGGCACATTGTGAGAGATAATAACACCATAACCCCGTCTTTTTGCCAACATGGATTCGGAAGGGTTGTTAGCGGCATAAATATATAGGTTAGGAATATCTCCTAATAGTACATCTGACCATGAATAGCCCGTATTACCTAAAGGATTACCGGGCAACCATTCTACTGTGCCGTGCATTCCGAAGTGTATAATCGCATCGGCTTGAAAGTCATTTTGCAACCATTTATAAAAAGCTGTGTATTGAGGATGAGGGGTTAAATCTTTCTCAAACATAAGCCTCATGGGATCACCCGCTATACCGAGTGGCGGTTGTACTCCAATCCAGACGTTTCCTAATTGAATACCGCCGATTTGGAATTTGTCACCAATGGTTTTAATACCAGTTTGAGTCAGATTACCCCATTGTTTCTTGATCTTATTTATTAGTATATATCCTAACCATCGATCGAGGGTCTTCACATCAACAGTATTAGAGTTAATAGTTAATAGTGACTTGTCAATAGTTAAATCATCTTCTGCCTTCTGCCTTCTGCCTTCTGCTTTTCCTGAATAGGAGATAAAATCATCAGCGGTTTTGACTTGGTTAAGAATTTCCTCGCCGTCTTCGGGAATATTATCAACGGTATAGCCTTCTTCCTTCAATGCTGTTAGTAATTTTTGCAAAGATTTAGGTACATTTAATAGTGCGGCCGTACCAGTTGCACCGTATCCGGGGGGGAATCCATATAAAATAATGGCAATCTTGCGATCGCACTTCGCCTTTCTTCTTAACTTAATCCAGTTATTAACCCTACCAGTAAGACGCTTAACCCTTTCAGGAATCAGGTATATATCTTCACCTACTAAACCACCTAATGGGATAGTGTCGATCGCACCATCCAACTCAGGTAAAGCGTATAATACCACACTTTGCAAACCACCGATACCCTTTCTTACCCATGAATGAATATCTTGGATTAACAGAGGTGCGGCGACAATGTAGGGAATATTTTTTGCCGTTAAGATACGTTTTGCCACCTCTACCTGTCTTCCAGCTTCCATACTACCAGCAGGCCCACCCACCAAAGGAAACCCGATGGTAGAGATTACCGCATCTACTTTCACAGCATCTTTTGATAAAGAGGGAGTTTCATTAATACCCTGACTGCGTTTTTCTTGCTCATAATCCGTTGTCATCCAATCCCTTACAGCCACATGACCTTCCACACCATTAATGAAAATAGGTAAGGGAATTAATCCTGCTTCTTCAAAGTAACTAATCAGTTGAGGAATATAAGGTTGTTTGCTGATAACGTGCTTACGATATAACAATATACCAACAACAGGCAGTGAATAGTGAATAGTTGATAGTGAATAGTTGATAGTATTTTCTTCTTGTCTTCCTGTCTGCCTGTCTGCCTGTCTGCCTGTCTTACCCTCATCTAATTTCTTTTGATACCAACTCAAATACTCACTAGGAGAAGTAAAATAACCATCATAGTCAGGATGAAGTAATCCCATATTAGGAGTTTCGATAACGGGGGGAATTTCGGTGACGGTTAAACCGAGATAATTTTCAGCGATAAACCAACACATAGAGGCAACATTCTCAACCCCTCCAGCATTCCAATAACCGTAAATAATCAACCAGTTGCGTAAATCTTGGACTTTTTTAACGGGAATATATTTTAATAATTTAGGCCCTGTTTTTAAGAAGCTGATATATCCTGCCAGTTTATCTTCTTCTTTGCTATTGGTAAACTTACTCAAGATGAATTGTACAGGTTTAGGCATTCCTTTAGGCTTATCACCAATAGCGAATTTACCTATCTGGGTAAGACTCATTAATTCTAAAGCCGACTCGAAAACAAGACGAATGGGAATATGGGCAACTTTTTCCCTTAACCATATTACTTGATCATAGTCGAAAAGCAGACTAGCAAAGAAAACATCAGCACTTTGTAAGGCCGATTCCACATTTTCTCTTTGAGTATTAATATCCGTATCGGTGAAAACTATTACTTCTAAACCTTCACAGCAAGATATAGCGATCGAAGCTGATTGACGGTATAAACTACTATTAAAAGTCTCAAATCCTGTTATTAATACGATACGTTTCATCGGCTTTGCTTTCTCAAGAATAAATCTTTGTTAAGTAATGTAAACCATTTTAACAGGTGATGAAAAAACTTCACTTAATACCAATCATGAGGATAACCGATAAACCCCTTTGCGAGAGAAGATAAAATTTTTACTAGGCAATACAGAAAAATGGACAAGCCACCTCCCCCCGAGCGCTACGGCTCAAGAAAAGGCGGCTTTGTTTTTTATACTTTGATCATAACAAATAATTTTAAAATATGCAATAGTTTTTATGAACTTTTTAAGATTAATTTTGATGAGAAGAAAGATACATTAAATTAGTTAACTTATAGAGTAATCTAGCACCAATATTTCCATCCCATTGATCCTCTTTATTTGAACTAGGAGAAACTTCACAAAGATCAAAACCGATAATTTTTTTTCTTGATTTTACTAAAATTTGGATCAAATAAATAGCTTGATTAAAGTCTAAACCACCAGCAACGGGTGTTCCAGTGCTAGGGCAAAATGCTTGATTTAAACCATCAATATCGAAGCTGATATAAACTTTTTCCGACAAATTCGAAATAATATTTTGACATTGTTTTTGCCATGATATACCTTCATAAAGATGATTTTTTAATTGCCAATCATCAAATAAAATAATACGATTATCACTGCGAATTTTATTCATTTCTTCTTGACATAAATCCCTAATTCCTACTTGCACTAATTTATCAATATTTGGCAGTTGCATAACGTTATACATTATCGAAGCATGGGAATAAGTAAAGCCTTCATAAGCGTTACGTAAATCTGCATGGGCATCAATATGTAAAATGCTGAATTGTTGATGATGTTCTGTCAGAGCTTTAATATAACCGAAAGGCACACTATGATCACCGCCAATTAAAGCGATAGATTTTCCTTGAGATAAATAGTTTAGACATTGATTATATACCCATTCATTTAAATCTATACTTCCTTTATTTACCATTGCTAAATCTTTTGCGATCGCCTTGTCATCAAGATCATTTCCTGACTCTAGGTGATCTATGACAGTTTTTGCCATCATTCTTTTTGCGTTACTTTTAGCTTTAATAGTTTTATCAATGGGGATGGTAGCGTAACCTTTTTCCCATGCGTGGGGTAAATCAAAATCGTACCAATCTAATTGATAAGAAGCATCAAGGATGGCTTCTGGTCCTTCTGCTGTACCTTCACCATAGGACACCGTGGCATCCCAAGGGACACTTAAAAAAACTATTTTCGCATTTTCTATGGAATGAGGTAAACCGAAAAAACAATTATTTTTAATACTTATTTGATGAGGATTAAAGTTAGTAGAATTCACTATTATCTTAGATTATTTTTATTAAATTTTGCTTTTTTATTTTTGCATAAAATTTTGGATTCGTAATCAGATAAAAGAGTATTATTTTCTCTATTTTGATTTTTCAGAGACAGAATTATCTTGAGCAGAGCTAATGATTACGACTCTTTAATATTCACGAGTCAATTATATCCATCAAGTTAATTATTAATTATTTTCCCATCGGCAAAACGAATTATTCTTTTAGCTTCTTGGGCGACATCATGCTCATGGGTTACTAAAATAATGGTCATTTTTTCATCGTTTAATTGACGAAATATTTGCAATACTTCTTTTGTTGTTTCTGAATCTAATGCTCCTGTGGGTTCATCTGCTAGTAATATTAAAGGATTATTTACAATTGATCTTGCGATCGCAACCCTTTGTTGTTGTCCTCCAGAAAGCTGATTGGGTTTATTATTGAGACGATGGGATAAACCAACTTTGGTTAAGGCAGAAGTTGCCCGTTTTTTTTGTTCGACTTCAGACACCCCAGCATAAATCATGGGTAGCATGACGTTTTCTAAAGCCGTTAACTGAGGTAAAAGGTGAAATTGCTGAAAAACAAAGCCTATTTGTAAATTGCGCACTGTGGCTAGTTTTTGACTGGATAAGGAAGCAACATTTTCGCCATTAAGAAAATAATTACCAGAAGTGGGACGATCAAGACAACCTAAAATATTCATCATAGTAGATTTTCCTGAGCCTGACGATCCCATAATGGCGCAATATTCTCCTGAATTAATGGTGAGATTTACCCCCGATAAAGCATGAACTTCTGTTTCACCACTACCATAAATTTTATAGATATTCTCTAAAGAAATTAAACCTTTAGATACAGAAATTTGTTGATTTTCTATTAAAGTTGAATTCATGAAAAATATAATATTACCTGTTATTATAATGCTGATAGTTTTTTCAATTATTAATTATTTTCCATGAACCATATTTATTTTCATAGTAGCTTAGTATAGAGATGATTTTTGTTTGCTTTTCTTCTGTGGAAGAATATTCCAACCATAAACCACCTACTTGACTTTGCAAATAATCAAATTCCTTAGAAGTTTGTGGTAATAAATCAGCATTTACACCTTCTATTTGTCTCAAATGAGATACTATTTCACGATACACTGCTAAAGGAAGTTGCTCACAAATTAAATTTATTTTGTTCGTTGATTTATTAATAATAGTATTTAACAATATTTTTTACCTCTTCATAAATTAATAATCTTGTTTATAAAAATAGTGACTGATAATATTTAATCGTTAATGAATAACTATAATTTAGCCACATTTTTTTCATCTTTATTATTTTCACCAATTTGACGGGTAACTCTTTGTCCAAATTGCTCTAAAACTACAACTCCATTATCATCATTAACACTGCGTAATACTGTTTGATTATTTTCACGTAAGGCAATAGTAGTTGGGTATCCAAAATTAATATCTTTGACTCTCACACGAATACCCGAAGTGTTATCAGAAATTATGTCACCAACACGTACTGATCGAGTCATACCATCCCAAGGGGTTTGAATCAATGCCACATTTTCACCGTTTAAATTCAATATACCTGAGACAATAATATTTTGTGCATCATTAGGTGAAGGAGGTTGAAAAGGTAAAGATGACTTACCATTAATATTAGTGATATTTGCATCTCTTCTGTCACTAGGGCTACTGGTATTAGCTGTGGTATTTTTACCCATATTTGGAGCAGTATTATTTGCCTTGCCAGTGGTTTCTGAATTGACAACTTTAGGAGCTTCTTTAAGAATAGCTTTATTCGTAGCTACAGATTCACTAATAATTTGATCTGTTTTAACCCTAATAATTGCTGGTGGATTAATTGTATCAAAAGGATCATTTCTACCCTGACTAATCTCATTTAATCTATCTTGAGGATTAGTAGAAGGAATTAAACCACTAGAGCTACTGATATTATTACTTTGATTACTTTGATTATTTTGAGAAGTTTCAGGAATGGGAGTAGGAGTAGGATTTTGCGGCGGAATTGGGGCAACAGTAGATGTTTCTTCACCACCAGTACATCCTGTCAATAAAACTAAAGCTGATATTACTGATAAAGATAATTTTTTCATAATTTAATAATCACTATATTCATTAACTAATAGTCTAATCATAATCATAGATCTCTGACTATCATAAAATATACTGAATTTGTATCAAAATAAACCTTAAGTAATGTTTTTTCACTCTTTACTGATAAATTAGGTGCAGAGAAAAAAATTAACTAATTTAACATTTTCCAATGACTATTCTTACGGTTAACACTCAACCATTTAATGATCAAAAACCCGGTACATCTGGACTACGCAAAGCCGTAACAGTTTTTCAAAAACCTCATTATTTAGAAAATTTTACTCAATCCATTTTTAATAGTCTCGAAGATTTAGAAGGTAAAACCCTTGTGTTAGGTGGCGATGGGCGTTACTATAATCGTCAAGCTATCCAAACTATCCTAAAAATGGCGGCAGCTAATAGTGTTGGTAGAGTTTTAGTCGGCTTAAATGGTATTCTATCAACTCCTGCCGCTTCGGCTATTATTCGCAAAAATAAAGCTTATGGAGGAATTATTCTTTCTGCATCTCATAATCCTGGGGGAATTAACGGCGATTTTGGTATTAAATATAATATTAGCAACGGTGG encodes the following:
- a CDS encoding agmatinase family protein; protein product: MNSTNFNPHQISIKNNCFFGLPHSIENAKIVFLSVPWDATVSYGEGTAEGPEAILDASYQLDWYDFDLPHAWEKGYATIPIDKTIKAKSNAKRMMAKTVIDHLESGNDLDDKAIAKDLAMVNKGSIDLNEWVYNQCLNYLSQGKSIALIGGDHSVPFGYIKALTEHHQQFSILHIDAHADLRNAYEGFTYSHASIMYNVMQLPNIDKLVQVGIRDLCQEEMNKIRSDNRIILFDDWQLKNHLYEGISWQKQCQNIISNLSEKVYISFDIDGLNQAFCPSTGTPVAGGLDFNQAIYLIQILVKSRKKIIGFDLCEVSPSSNKEDQWDGNIGARLLYKLTNLMYLSSHQN
- the bchH gene encoding magnesium chelatase subunit H, with protein sequence MKRIVLITGFETFNSSLYRQSASIAISCCEGLEVIVFTDTDINTQRENVESALQSADVFFASLLFDYDQVIWLREKVAHIPIRLVFESALELMSLTQIGKFAIGDKPKGMPKPVQFILSKFTNSKEEDKLAGYISFLKTGPKLLKYIPVKKVQDLRNWLIIYGYWNAGGVENVASMCWFIAENYLGLTVTEIPPVIETPNMGLLHPDYDGYFTSPSEYLSWYQKKLDEGKTGRQADRQTGRQEENTINYSLSTIHYSLPVVGILLYRKHVISKQPYIPQLISYFEEAGLIPLPIFINGVEGHVAVRDWMTTDYEQEKRSQGINETPSLSKDAVKVDAVISTIGFPLVGGPAGSMEAGRQVEVAKRILTAKNIPYIVAAPLLIQDIHSWVRKGIGGLQSVVLYALPELDGAIDTIPLGGLVGEDIYLIPERVKRLTGRVNNWIKLRRKAKCDRKIAIILYGFPPGYGATGTAALLNVPKSLQKLLTALKEEGYTVDNIPEDGEEILNQVKTADDFISYSGKAEGRRQKAEDDLTIDKSLLTINSNTVDVKTLDRWLGYILINKIKKQWGNLTQTGIKTIGDKFQIGGIQLGNVWIGVQPPLGIAGDPMRLMFEKDLTPHPQYTAFYKWLQNDFQADAIIHFGMHGTVEWLPGNPLGNTGYSWSDVLLGDIPNLYIYAANNPSESMLAKRRGYGVIISHNVPPYGRAGLYKELMALKELINEYREDTEKNALLKEDIVQKIVDSSLNKDCKFSEEEKRGIEFTADNAKVFSKQALNDYFVQIYDYLQIVEQRLFSSGLHILGENPNQEQLQSYLEAYFDDTYSQQNFAQELNNSDLFARVEKKAEKEEELKQRFAQQQLITDLLMQTEDELTNLLRGLNGEYIPPAPGGDLLRDGAGVLPTGRNIHALDPYRMPSQGAYSRGREIGKKIIEQNLAENGCYPETVAVMLWGLDAIKTKGESIGILLELVGAEPVKEGTGRIVRYELMPLKKVGHPRIDVLGNLSGIFRDTFINIIELLDDLFQRASTAEESIENNFIRKHYLELKEKGIDNASARLFSNPNGDFGSLVNDQVVDGNWDSGDELADTWKNRNVFSYGRKDKGQTRPEILDKLLQTSATVVQEIDSVEYGLTDIQEYYANTGGLKRAAEKQSGKKVSASFVESFSKDTTPRKLEQVLRMEYRTKLLNPKWAKAMADQGSGGAYEISQRMTALIGWGGTVDFTDNWVYDQAVDTYVLDQDMANKLREANPEAFRNIVGRMLEANGRGFWDADEEKLEKIKSLYEMTEDELEGVTV
- a CDS encoding ABC transporter ATP-binding protein codes for the protein MFFMNSTLIENQQISVSKGLISLENIYKIYGSGETEVHALSGVNLTINSGEYCAIMGSSGSGKSTMMNILGCLDRPTSGNYFLNGENVASLSSQKLATVRNLQIGFVFQQFHLLPQLTALENVMLPMIYAGVSEVEQKKRATSALTKVGLSHRLNNKPNQLSGGQQQRVAIARSIVNNPLILLADEPTGALDSETTKEVLQIFRQLNDEKMTIILVTHEHDVAQEAKRIIRFADGKIINN